Proteins encoded in a region of the Ruegeria sp. AD91A genome:
- a CDS encoding chromosome segregation SMC family protein: MRFSKLKLTGFKSFVDPTDLIIADGLTGVVGPNGCGKSNLLEALRWVMGENRPKSMRGGAMEDVIFAGAATRPARNFAEVVLTLDNSERLAPSGFNDSDQLEIVRRITRDVGSAYKTNGKDVRARDVQMLFADASTGAHSPALVGQNRIAELINAKPRARRRILEEAAGISGLYQRRHEAELKLKGTEANLTRVDDVLEQLGGQLAQLARQARQAARYREIGEQLRQAEGMLLYRRWKEADMARQQAEEKLRERITEASRAEAEARAAAAKRAEIEETLPPLREEEAIAAAVLQRQQVQRDQLSDQETRARQTIETLTNRIQQLGNDIEREAGLNRDAGQMIERLEWEARELAKAAEGHDEKVAEAAEIAREAASILQEREDHLSQQTEDMARLVARHQSAQRLVEDSRKTLTRSEGEEGKARQAVDEAKTALIRASEAFEEAQLGEEEAREAVEAAEEALAAADELRNETQGREAEARARRSEAEGELGAIRAETTALAKLVERDTAEGGQVLDLLRVEPGYEKALGAALADDLRAPLVEGDGPSGWVQVAGYDSDQPLPEGAEPLALHVSGPDRLSRRIAQIGLVDADQGARLQASLKPGQRLVSRSGDLWRWDGFRAWAEDAPSAAALRLEQLNRLEALKQDLARAEAQADGARAAHEALSQQLADVTEADRRAREARRAADQRMAETARLLSRAEADRNLAQGKLETLALAVDRHKEDAMSARAQLREAEASLSGLGDLDSARAEVEDIKQTVEAARITMLTHRSTHDELRREGDARTRRTQEVTKDLSGWRHRLETAEKRISELAERKESSEEELTEAMAAPSEIAEAREELNELIAAAEARRAEAADKLAEAEAQQREIVLAEREAERLASEARESRAAAEARCDAAKESVVAAAERIAEDQQLTPNQLLNQLDVNPDQMPAADVLESEVNRHKRQRDAMGAVNLRAEEDSKEVQEEFDTLSSEKADLEEAIKALRSGIASLNREGRERLLTAFEQVNSNFAMLFKHLFGGGEANLVMVESDDPLDAGLEIMCQPPGKKLSTLSLLSGGEQTLTATALIFGVFLANPAPICVLDEVDAPLDDANVTRFCDLLDEMCRQTDTRFLIITHHAVTMARMDRLFGVTMQEQGVSQLVSVDLKKAEQMVA; this comes from the coding sequence TTGCGTTTCAGCAAGCTCAAACTGACCGGCTTCAAAAGCTTTGTTGATCCGACCGATCTGATCATCGCGGACGGGTTGACTGGTGTGGTGGGCCCGAACGGCTGCGGCAAGTCCAACCTTCTGGAAGCATTGCGCTGGGTGATGGGGGAAAACCGCCCCAAATCCATGCGCGGCGGCGCGATGGAAGACGTAATCTTTGCCGGTGCTGCCACACGTCCGGCGCGCAACTTTGCCGAAGTCGTTTTGACCTTGGACAACTCGGAGCGTCTGGCACCGTCGGGGTTCAACGACAGCGATCAACTGGAAATCGTACGCCGCATCACCCGCGATGTGGGCAGTGCCTACAAGACAAATGGCAAAGACGTTCGTGCGCGCGATGTGCAGATGCTGTTTGCCGATGCTTCGACCGGTGCGCATTCGCCCGCGTTGGTTGGACAGAACCGCATTGCCGAGTTGATCAACGCCAAGCCGCGCGCCCGTCGCCGTATTCTGGAAGAGGCCGCCGGGATCTCGGGCCTCTATCAGCGTCGCCATGAGGCCGAGCTGAAGCTGAAGGGCACCGAAGCCAACCTGACCCGCGTCGATGACGTGCTGGAGCAGTTGGGCGGACAACTGGCCCAGCTTGCGCGTCAGGCCCGTCAGGCGGCGCGCTATCGCGAAATTGGCGAACAGCTGCGTCAGGCCGAGGGGATGCTGCTTTATCGACGTTGGAAAGAGGCCGACATGGCCCGCCAGCAGGCCGAAGAAAAACTGCGTGAGCGGATCACCGAAGCCTCCCGTGCCGAGGCTGAAGCCCGCGCTGCTGCCGCGAAACGTGCCGAGATCGAGGAAACCCTGCCGCCGCTGCGCGAGGAAGAGGCCATTGCCGCCGCCGTGCTGCAACGCCAGCAGGTGCAGCGCGATCAATTGTCCGATCAGGAAACCCGCGCGCGTCAGACGATCGAAACATTGACCAACCGAATCCAGCAGCTGGGCAACGACATCGAACGCGAAGCCGGTCTGAACCGCGATGCGGGACAAATGATCGAACGGCTGGAATGGGAAGCGCGCGAGTTGGCCAAGGCAGCTGAAGGTCACGATGAGAAAGTGGCCGAGGCGGCGGAAATCGCCCGCGAGGCGGCCTCGATCCTACAGGAACGCGAAGACCACCTGTCGCAGCAAACCGAGGATATGGCCCGCCTAGTTGCCCGGCACCAGTCAGCCCAGCGTCTGGTCGAAGACAGTCGCAAGACGCTGACCCGATCCGAGGGCGAAGAGGGAAAAGCCCGGCAGGCCGTGGACGAGGCGAAAACAGCCCTGATCCGCGCCAGCGAGGCGTTTGAAGAAGCCCAATTGGGCGAGGAAGAAGCCCGTGAAGCGGTCGAAGCCGCCGAAGAGGCTCTTGCCGCAGCGGATGAACTTCGCAACGAAACGCAAGGGCGCGAAGCCGAGGCCCGGGCGCGACGTTCCGAAGCGGAAGGCGAGCTTGGAGCGATCCGGGCCGAAACCACTGCTCTGGCCAAGCTGGTGGAACGCGACACAGCGGAAGGTGGTCAGGTGCTGGACCTGCTGCGCGTCGAACCCGGCTATGAAAAGGCTCTGGGTGCTGCTCTGGCTGACGATCTGCGCGCGCCGCTGGTTGAGGGCGACGGCCCGTCCGGCTGGGTGCAGGTGGCTGGATATGACAGCGACCAGCCATTGCCTGAAGGGGCTGAACCACTGGCGCTTCATGTCTCGGGGCCGGATCGTCTCAGCCGCCGAATTGCCCAGATCGGGTTGGTGGATGCGGATCAGGGCGCGCGGTTGCAGGCGTCGTTGAAACCCGGCCAGCGTCTGGTGTCCCGCTCGGGCGACCTGTGGCGTTGGGATGGGTTCCGTGCCTGGGCCGAAGACGCGCCAAGTGCTGCTGCTCTGCGGTTGGAGCAGCTCAACAGGCTGGAAGCGCTGAAACAGGACCTTGCCCGTGCCGAAGCACAGGCTGACGGTGCCCGTGCCGCACATGAAGCCCTGTCTCAGCAATTGGCGGATGTGACTGAGGCAGACCGCCGTGCGCGTGAAGCCCGCCGTGCTGCTGATCAGCGCATGGCTGAAACCGCCCGTCTGCTCAGCCGGGCCGAAGCGGATCGCAATCTTGCACAAGGCAAGCTGGAAACCCTTGCTCTGGCCGTGGACCGTCACAAGGAAGATGCGATGTCGGCCCGTGCACAACTGCGCGAGGCAGAAGCCTCTCTAAGCGGCCTGGGCGACCTCGACAGCGCCCGTGCAGAAGTGGAAGACATCAAGCAGACCGTCGAGGCGGCGCGGATCACCATGCTGACCCACCGCTCGACCCATGACGAACTGCGCCGCGAAGGGGACGCCCGCACGCGTCGTACCCAAGAGGTCACAAAGGATCTCAGTGGATGGCGCCACCGTTTAGAAACGGCTGAAAAGCGGATCTCGGAACTTGCCGAGCGCAAGGAAAGCTCGGAAGAAGAGCTGACCGAGGCCATGGCCGCGCCCAGCGAAATCGCCGAGGCGCGTGAGGAACTGAACGAACTGATCGCTGCCGCCGAGGCTCGGCGGGCCGAAGCAGCCGACAAATTGGCTGAAGCCGAGGCTCAGCAGCGTGAAATCGTTCTGGCCGAACGGGAAGCCGAGCGTCTGGCATCTGAAGCGCGCGAAAGCCGTGCCGCGGCCGAGGCGCGCTGTGACGCGGCCAAGGAAAGTGTTGTCGCGGCGGCCGAACGGATTGCCGAGGATCAGCAACTGACCCCGAACCAATTGCTGAACCAGCTGGACGTGAACCCCGACCAGATGCCAGCTGCGGACGTTCTGGAATCCGAAGTGAACCGTCACAAACGCCAGCGCGATGCGATGGGTGCGGTGAACCTGAGGGCCGAGGAAGACAGCAAGGAAGTTCAGGAAGAATTCGATACGCTCAGCAGCGAAAAAGCCGATCTGGAAGAGGCGATCAAGGCCCTGCGCAGCGGTATCGCCAGCCTCAACCGCGAAGGGCGCGAGCGTTTGCTGACCGCGTTTGAACAGGTGAATTCAAACTTCGCCATGTTGTTCAAGCATCTCTTTGGTGGTGGCGAGGCCAATCTTGTGATGGTCGAAAGTGACGACCCTCTGGACGCGGGTCTAGAGATCATGTGCCAGCCGCCTGGTAAGAAGCTCTCGACTCTCAGCCTGTTGTCGGGCGGTGAGCAGACCC
- a CDS encoding PLP-dependent aminotransferase family protein: MSQNPLFATRASRMKASEIRELLKLLDQPGIISFAGGIPDPALFPADAFAQAFQQALGPDMQAQALQYSVSEGYVPLRQWLVQHMHEIGVECDIDNILITSGSQQALDYLGKLFLSPGDTALVGWPTYLGALAAFNAYEPRFDRLNGNQGADEYKAAAGEGTVKFAYLSADFANPTGETVDLQGREALLDLAEELDCALIEDGAYQALRYDGEPIPPILSLEQARKGSIEDCRTIYCGSFSKTLSPGLRMGWVVASKPVISQMVLLKQAADLHSATINQMAVHQVAQACFDTHIPKVREVYRSRRDVMLNALEQHMPDGVDWTRPEGGMFIWVTLPEGRIGSDLLARALDTVKVAFVPGQAFFPDGSGANTIRLSFSNSDEATIREGIRRLGEVLRA; this comes from the coding sequence ATGTCCCAAAACCCTTTGTTTGCCACCCGGGCCTCGCGGATGAAAGCGTCAGAGATTCGCGAACTGCTGAAGCTGCTCGACCAACCCGGCATCATTTCCTTTGCCGGTGGGATTCCTGATCCCGCCCTGTTTCCCGCCGATGCATTTGCACAGGCGTTTCAGCAGGCCCTGGGGCCGGATATGCAAGCGCAGGCGCTGCAATACTCGGTCAGCGAAGGCTATGTCCCATTACGGCAGTGGCTGGTGCAGCACATGCACGAAATCGGGGTGGAGTGTGACATCGACAACATCCTGATCACCTCTGGCTCACAGCAGGCGCTGGACTATCTGGGCAAGCTGTTCCTGTCCCCCGGCGATACGGCCCTGGTTGGGTGGCCCACTTATCTGGGTGCGCTGGCGGCATTCAACGCCTATGAGCCGCGCTTTGACCGGCTCAATGGCAACCAAGGGGCGGACGAATACAAGGCCGCAGCAGGCGAAGGCACTGTGAAGTTCGCCTATCTGTCAGCGGATTTTGCAAACCCGACAGGAGAAACCGTGGACTTGCAGGGCAGGGAGGCTCTGCTGGATCTGGCCGAGGAGCTGGATTGCGCGTTGATAGAGGACGGAGCCTATCAGGCTCTGCGCTATGACGGGGAACCGATCCCCCCCATACTGTCTTTGGAGCAGGCCCGCAAAGGGTCAATCGAGGACTGTCGGACGATCTATTGCGGCAGTTTCTCGAAAACGCTGTCGCCTGGTTTGCGCATGGGATGGGTCGTTGCGTCCAAGCCAGTCATTTCTCAGATGGTACTGCTGAAACAGGCAGCCGACCTTCATTCCGCGACCATTAACCAGATGGCCGTGCATCAGGTGGCGCAGGCCTGTTTTGACACTCATATTCCAAAAGTGCGCGAAGTCTATCGCAGCCGCCGTGATGTGATGCTGAACGCATTGGAACAGCATATGCCGGACGGGGTGGATTGGACACGCCCTGAGGGTGGAATGTTCATCTGGGTCACGTTGCCCGAGGGGAGGATTGGCTCTGACCTGCTGGCGCGTGCGCTGGACACAGTCAAAGTAGCTTTTGTTCCGGGGCAGGCGTTTTTCCCGGATGGCAGCGGTGCAAACACGATCCGTCTCAGTTTTTCAAATTCCGACGAGGCGACGATCCGCGAAGGCATTCGCCGGCTGGGAGAGGTGCTGCGGGCCTGA
- a CDS encoding FadR/GntR family transcriptional regulator produces the protein MPFHKVQTEKLSLAVVRQIELLILRGILRPGERLPSERELAERMGVSRPSLRDAISELQEQGLLTAKAGSGIYVAEVLGSAFSPALIRLFGSHEEAVFDYLSFRRDMEGLAAERAARMGSDSDLKVVQAIFDKMQAAHNRNAANDEAQLDAEFHMAIIEASHNVVMLHMMRSMYDLLVQGVFYNRQTMFRQRATREAILDQHRAINVALQQRDPLAARNAIERHLDFVERCMADQQKTDRNEAIAQQRLQHETGRT, from the coding sequence ATGCCTTTTCACAAAGTTCAGACGGAAAAACTGTCGCTCGCAGTCGTTCGCCAGATCGAGCTTCTGATCCTGCGTGGCATCCTGCGCCCTGGAGAGCGCCTGCCATCAGAGCGAGAGTTGGCAGAGCGCATGGGCGTTTCGCGCCCGTCCTTGCGTGATGCAATTTCCGAACTTCAGGAACAGGGGCTTTTGACCGCGAAAGCCGGATCCGGGATCTATGTGGCCGAGGTTCTGGGCTCTGCCTTTTCCCCTGCGCTGATCCGTTTGTTCGGCAGCCATGAGGAAGCCGTATTCGACTATCTGTCCTTTCGCCGTGACATGGAAGGGCTGGCGGCCGAACGGGCCGCGCGGATGGGATCAGACAGCGACCTTAAGGTCGTTCAAGCGATCTTTGACAAGATGCAGGCGGCCCACAACCGAAACGCTGCGAATGACGAGGCGCAGCTGGATGCCGAATTCCACATGGCCATCATCGAGGCCAGCCACAATGTGGTGATGCTGCATATGATGCGGTCGATGTATGACCTGCTGGTGCAGGGGGTGTTCTACAATCGCCAGACCATGTTCCGTCAGCGCGCCACCCGCGAGGCCATCCTAGATCAGCACCGCGCCATCAATGTGGCTCTGCAACAGCGTGATCCTTTGGCTGCACGAAATGCAATTGAACGCCATTTGGACTTTGTGGAACGCTGTATGGCGGACCAACAAAAGACCGATCGGAACGAAGCTATTGCGCAACAAAGGCTGCAACACGAAACCGGGCGGACCTAA
- a CDS encoding F0F1 ATP synthase subunit B: MRNTLALVLTVGAASPAFAASGPFFSLGNTDFVVLLGFIVFIAVLFYFKVPGMIGGALDNRAEGIKSELDEARALHEEARTLLASYERKQREVQGQADAIVAAAKEDAALAAEQAKVDLEKSIERRLAAAQDQIASAEASAVKEVRDQAVSVAVSAASSVLAKQMTAAQANKLIDASIADVGAKLH; this comes from the coding sequence ATGCGGAACACTCTTGCTCTTGTCCTGACCGTTGGTGCAGCCAGCCCGGCCTTTGCCGCAAGCGGCCCGTTTTTCTCGCTTGGCAATACCGACTTTGTCGTCCTTCTGGGCTTCATCGTCTTCATCGCGGTCCTGTTCTACTTCAAGGTCCCCGGTATGATCGGCGGTGCGCTGGACAACCGTGCCGAAGGCATCAAATCCGAACTGGACGAAGCCCGTGCGCTGCATGAAGAAGCACGCACTTTGCTGGCCTCTTACGAGCGCAAGCAGCGTGAAGTTCAGGGGCAGGCCGATGCGATTGTTGCAGCAGCGAAGGAAGACGCGGCTTTGGCAGCAGAACAGGCGAAAGTTGACTTGGAAAAGTCGATCGAGCGTCGTCTTGCGGCTGCTCAAGACCAGATCGCTTCGGCTGAAGCATCTGCAGTGAAGGAAGTGCGTGATCAGGCCGTTTCGGTTGCGGTTTCCGCGGCAAGCTCGGTTCTGGCGAAGCAAATGACCGCAGCGCAGGCCAACAAGCTGATCGATGCATCGATTGCAGATGTAGGTGCCAAGCTGCACTGA
- a CDS encoding F0F1 ATP synthase subunit B': MATEPISEEVVGSCVDSHGSAIGMPQLCFDWFPNQIFWLVITLVVIFLVLSRVALPRIAAILAERQGTITNDLAAAEDLKAKAVEAEEAYNKALADARAEAQRIAAEARAEIQSGLDVAIAKADAEIAAKAAESEKAIAEIRVGALESIQVVAKDTAAELVIALGGEAEADAIASAVDAQTKG, from the coding sequence ATGGCGACTGAACCCATTTCAGAAGAAGTAGTTGGCTCGTGCGTCGACTCGCATGGCTCTGCCATCGGGATGCCACAGCTCTGCTTCGATTGGTTCCCCAACCAGATTTTCTGGCTGGTCATTACGCTGGTCGTCATCTTTCTGGTCCTGTCCCGCGTGGCCCTGCCGCGCATCGCGGCAATCCTGGCGGAACGTCAGGGGACCATTACAAATGACCTGGCTGCGGCCGAAGATCTGAAGGCCAAAGCGGTCGAGGCCGAAGAGGCCTATAACAAGGCGCTGGCCGATGCCCGTGCCGAAGCGCAGCGGATCGCTGCCGAAGCACGCGCCGAAATCCAGTCTGGTCTGGATGTCGCGATTGCAAAGGCGGACGCGGAAATCGCTGCAAAGGCGGCTGAATCGGAAAAGGCGATTGCCGAAATCCGTGTCGGTGCGCTGGAAAGCATTCAGGTGGTTGCCAAGGATACGGCGGCTGAACTGGTAATTGCGCTGGGCGGCGAAGCGGAAGCTGATGCTATTGCCAGTGCTGTTGACGCGCAGACGAAAGGATAA
- a CDS encoding F0F1 ATP synthase subunit C gives MEGDLAHIGAGLAAIGSGAAAIGVGNVAGNFLAGALRNPSAAASQTATLFIGIAFAEALGIFAFLVSLLLMFAV, from the coding sequence ATGGAAGGCGATCTCGCACACATCGGCGCAGGCCTGGCAGCAATCGGTTCCGGCGCAGCCGCAATCGGGGTGGGCAACGTAGCAGGCAACTTCCTGGCCGGCGCCCTGCGCAACCCTTCGGCGGCTGCTTCGCAGACCGCAACCCTGTTCATCGGTATCGCATTCGCAGAAGCCCTGGGGATCTTCGCATTCCTGGTCTCGCTGCTGCTGATGTTCGCCGTCTAA
- a CDS encoding F0F1 ATP synthase subunit A, with protein sequence MATETTAAEGSSLVFHPMDQFIVKPLFGDGAIGMFTVTNVTLWLFFAVLAVTALLVLPTSKRAIVPTRMQSVAELAYGFIYKMLEDICGKEGVKYFPYVMTLFMFIVTANFLGLIPTSFTTTSHFAVTIPLALAVFLTVTILGFVKNGAGFLGLFWVSSAPLALRPILAIIELISYFVRPVSHSIRLAGNVMAGHAVIKVFAGFAAIAVISPVSVLAITAMYGLEVLVAFIQAYVFTILTCVYLKDALHPSH encoded by the coding sequence GTGGCAACTGAGACCACCGCAGCAGAAGGCAGCAGCCTGGTATTCCACCCGATGGATCAGTTCATCGTCAAGCCGCTGTTCGGCGACGGTGCGATAGGCATGTTCACGGTCACCAACGTGACTCTGTGGTTGTTCTTTGCAGTGCTGGCCGTAACAGCTCTGCTGGTTCTGCCCACATCCAAACGTGCCATTGTGCCGACGCGTATGCAGTCGGTGGCGGAACTGGCCTATGGCTTCATCTACAAGATGCTGGAAGACATTTGCGGCAAGGAAGGCGTCAAGTACTTCCCTTATGTCATGACCCTGTTCATGTTCATCGTGACCGCGAACTTCCTGGGTCTGATCCCGACCTCGTTCACCACGACATCGCATTTCGCCGTGACCATCCCGCTGGCGCTGGCCGTGTTCCTGACCGTGACCATTTTGGGCTTCGTCAAGAACGGCGCCGGGTTCCTGGGTTTGTTCTGGGTGTCCAGCGCGCCGTTGGCGCTGCGCCCGATCCTGGCAATCATCGAGCTGATCTCGTACTTCGTGCGTCCCGTCAGCCACTCCATTCGTCTTGCCGGTAACGTCATGGCAGGCCACGCGGTGATCAAGGTTTTCGCAGGCTTCGCCGCGATTGCCGTGATTTCGCCCGTGTCGGTTCTGGCGATCACCGCAATGTACGGCCTTGAGGTCCTGGTGGCCTTCATTCAGGCCTACGTATTCACCATTCTGACCTGTGTATACCTGAAGGATGCGCTGCATCCGTCGCACTAA
- a CDS encoding AtpZ/AtpI family protein — MTDDDQKQRMAQLEAKIEAAKKAKAPKPRADADVSGGELAWRMVIEMVSGLGIGFGIGYGLDSLLGTIPIFLVLFTLLGLVAGVKVMLRSAKEVQDKQTAASAAEKDERD, encoded by the coding sequence GTGACCGATGATGACCAAAAGCAGCGGATGGCGCAGCTGGAGGCCAAGATCGAGGCGGCGAAAAAGGCCAAGGCGCCAAAACCTCGTGCGGACGCTGACGTGTCCGGGGGCGAGCTTGCCTGGAGGATGGTCATTGAAATGGTTTCCGGTCTCGGGATCGGATTTGGCATCGGATACGGGCTGGACAGCCTGCTCGGGACGATCCCGATCTTTCTGGTGCTGTTCACATTGCTGGGCCTTGTCGCGGGCGTGAAGGTTATGCTCCGCAGCGCGAAAGAGGTTCAAGATAAACAAACGGCGGCATCGGCGGCCGAGAAGGACGAGAGGGACTGA
- a CDS encoding helix-turn-helix transcriptional regulator has protein sequence MSNDLDTVFAALADPTRRAILAMLLEDDMAVTDVAEPFEMSLAAISKHLVILTKAGLISQEKHGRVKWCKLEPDALRAASVWMQGFGQFEPVNLDAFERFLEIELPRSDEA, from the coding sequence ATGTCCAACGATCTCGACACAGTCTTTGCAGCCCTCGCCGACCCCACCCGCCGCGCTATCCTGGCGATGCTGCTGGAGGATGATATGGCCGTGACAGATGTGGCCGAACCGTTCGAGATGTCGCTGGCCGCGATTTCCAAACACTTGGTGATACTGACCAAGGCAGGTCTGATCAGTCAGGAAAAACACGGGCGGGTAAAGTGGTGCAAACTCGAACCTGACGCCTTGCGCGCCGCTTCGGTCTGGATGCAGGGGTTCGGGCAATTCGAACCCGTCAATCTGGACGCGTTCGAACGGTTTCTAGAAATTGAACTGCCGAGGTCGGACGAGGCCTAA
- a CDS encoding universal stress protein, which yields MFKHIMLPIDRHLPPEVRKAADVAAQVAKWQGAKITLVSVTGAHMGESSETEAEIDKELAEFTEQLAAESGSDVSMRKVHSVDVAAEVDSDLTRAAEEIGADLVIVGTHAPRITDYIFSSHAGYLAKHASMSVFVVR from the coding sequence ATGTTCAAACACATCATGTTGCCGATTGACCGGCATCTACCGCCCGAGGTTCGCAAAGCGGCCGATGTCGCTGCACAAGTTGCAAAATGGCAGGGGGCTAAAATTACTCTGGTCAGCGTCACCGGGGCCCATATGGGTGAATCCTCGGAAACCGAAGCTGAGATCGACAAGGAATTGGCGGAGTTCACCGAACAGTTGGCTGCTGAGAGTGGATCCGACGTTTCCATGCGCAAGGTGCATTCGGTCGACGTCGCCGCCGAAGTGGACAGCGATCTGACCCGTGCTGCGGAGGAGATTGGCGCAGATCTGGTCATTGTCGGCACCCACGCACCCCGGATCACCGACTACATCTTCTCGAGCCACGCCGGTTATCTGGCGAAACACGCCAGCATGTCGGTTTTTGTGGTGCGTTAG
- a CDS encoding DMT family transporter: protein MNPQMRGHLAMLTFSALVAGSFSLGSMIANEIAPAALNAVRFAIAAAVIGLAALATTGLPRSAAQAPWRYLVLGGLFATYFVLMFYGLQTAPPVSAAAVFTLTPVVSAMAGWVLLRQITTPRMALALTIGAVGALWVIFRADWQMFRAFEIGGGEIIYFWGCVAHAIYTPTIRKLNRGEPAVVFTFGTLVAGCLLLVVLGWSDLMATDWAALPAIVWIGLFYISFFATAASFVLVQFSSLRLPSAKVMAYTYLVPSWVILWEIALGKGVPPGLILGGVALTIIALLMLLKEEIPPSVPVRRVME, encoded by the coding sequence ATGAATCCGCAGATGCGTGGCCATCTGGCCATGCTGACCTTCTCAGCCCTTGTTGCGGGCAGCTTTTCGCTGGGGTCCATGATCGCCAACGAGATTGCCCCGGCCGCTCTGAACGCGGTGCGCTTTGCGATTGCCGCTGCGGTGATTGGTTTGGCCGCGCTTGCAACAACCGGCCTGCCACGCAGCGCCGCGCAGGCGCCTTGGCGTTATCTGGTACTTGGGGGTCTATTCGCCACCTATTTCGTCCTGATGTTTTATGGGCTGCAAACCGCGCCGCCTGTCAGTGCGGCCGCGGTATTCACTTTGACACCAGTTGTTTCTGCCATGGCGGGGTGGGTCTTGTTGCGCCAGATCACAACGCCGCGCATGGCGCTGGCACTGACCATCGGTGCGGTGGGCGCGCTGTGGGTGATCTTTCGGGCCGACTGGCAGATGTTCCGTGCCTTTGAAATCGGTGGGGGCGAGATCATCTATTTCTGGGGCTGCGTCGCCCACGCGATTTATACGCCCACGATCCGCAAGCTGAACCGAGGAGAGCCCGCCGTGGTCTTTACCTTCGGTACGCTGGTCGCCGGGTGCCTGTTGTTGGTCGTGCTCGGCTGGTCTGACCTGATGGCCACCGATTGGGCTGCGCTTCCGGCCATTGTCTGGATCGGCTTGTTCTATATTTCGTTCTTTGCAACGGCAGCCAGCTTCGTGTTGGTGCAGTTTTCTTCCCTGCGGCTGCCGTCGGCCAAGGTCATGGCCTATACCTACCTAGTTCCCAGCTGGGTCATTTTGTGGGAGATTGCGCTGGGCAAAGGCGTGCCACCCGGTTTGATCCTGGGTGGTGTGGCGCTGACAATCATCGCTTTGCTTATGCTGTTGAAAGAGGAAATCCCGCCCTCGGTGCCAGTTCGCCGCGTCATGGAATAA
- a CDS encoding LysR family transcriptional regulator — protein sequence MDNWDEVRTAYQVARMGTVSGAAEVLGVHHATVIRHIDAIESRLGVKLFQRHARGYTPTEAGDDLLRVAQATEDQFNQLVGRMKGRGDDVSGELVVTSLGSLAPLVVPTLTAFQKMHPDLIVRYLTGDRLFRLEYGEAHVAIRAGSAPDQPDNVVQPFRQEEVGLYASTSYVKRFGRPSGIEDFGNYHFVSSDDETSRAPFTRWLRATVPADRITFRCTNNFCMREAVLAGAGIGFMARWEAARHDNLVEVIDPLPEWFGNLWLVTHVDLHRTTKVQAFLSYLKEEAKGWQP from the coding sequence ATGGACAATTGGGATGAAGTGAGAACCGCCTATCAGGTGGCACGCATGGGTACGGTCAGCGGCGCGGCAGAGGTTCTGGGTGTTCACCATGCCACCGTGATCCGTCACATCGATGCGATCGAGTCGCGTTTGGGTGTCAAACTGTTTCAGCGTCATGCGCGGGGATACACACCCACCGAAGCAGGCGACGATCTGCTGCGTGTGGCGCAGGCTACCGAAGATCAGTTCAATCAGCTTGTCGGCCGGATGAAGGGTCGCGGAGACGACGTCTCGGGTGAATTGGTCGTGACATCTCTGGGGTCTCTTGCGCCGTTGGTCGTGCCAACGCTCACCGCGTTTCAAAAGATGCATCCGGACCTGATCGTGCGATACCTGACCGGCGACCGGCTGTTCCGGCTGGAATATGGCGAGGCGCATGTGGCGATCCGCGCCGGATCGGCTCCCGATCAACCCGACAATGTTGTCCAACCGTTCCGGCAAGAGGAAGTCGGCCTTTATGCCAGTACCTCGTACGTCAAACGGTTCGGCAGGCCATCCGGCATCGAGGATTTCGGAAACTATCACTTCGTCAGTTCTGACGATGAGACCAGCCGCGCGCCGTTCACCCGCTGGCTGCGCGCGACGGTACCTGCCGATCGCATCACCTTCCGCTGTACCAACAACTTCTGCATGCGCGAGGCCGTTCTGGCCGGTGCAGGCATCGGTTTCATGGCCCGTTGGGAGGCCGCCCGCCACGACAATCTGGTCGAGGTGATTGATCCGCTCCCGGAATGGTTCGGCAATCTTTGGCTGGTGACCCACGTGGATTTGCATCGCACCACCAAGGTGCAGGCGTTCCTGAGCTATCTGAAAGAAGAAGCCAAAGGCTGGCAGCCATGA